The DNA segment GTTATGCGTCAATTGTCTATATTGATTCAGACAATTGACTATATGGAGGTGGACTTGGAAAACGACCTGAAAGCCCTGCTGAGCCTCAGCGGCGGTGTGGTGTCCGGACTGCATGTCGGGGAGCAGATCGAAGAGGGGTTGTCCGCCGGGGTGATCGACCGGATCAAGAAAGCCCTTGGCATCCCCGACCGGCAGCTCTCGGCGACGCTCGGGCTGAGTTCACGGACCATGACGCGGCTCCGGAAGAGCAAACGCCGGCTCCCGCTTCCGGTGGGTGACCGCCTGTACCGGCTGGCGCGGACCTTCACGCTCGCCCTGGATGTCCTGGAAGATGCTGACCGCGCACGGGAATGGCTGCACACCCCGCAGATCGGGCTGAACCACCGTATTCCGCTGGAGGTGCTCGCAACGGAAGCGGGTGCGCGTGAAGTGGAGGATCTGCTCCGCCGCATCGACCTCGGAGTGCTCGCATGACCATCGCGTGGCGGCTGGTCAAGGCTCGCCACCAGGCCGGGGCATTCTCCGGAGAAGGTGCGCGCATCGTCGGGGGGCGCTGGAACCATCCCGGGACGAGGGTTGTGTATGCATCGGAGAGTCTTGCGCTTGCTGCGCTCGAGACCTTCGTGCACCTCGGCCATGCCGCCGTCGCGATCCGGTTCGTTGCCTTCCGCATCACCATCCCCGACGCCGTCAACGTAGAACACGTGGCCCCACGCGCGCTTCCGCGCCGCTGGCGGTCCGAACCACCCCTTCCCGAGAGCATGGACCTTGGCACGCGATGGGTCGACTCAGGCCGGAGCGCGTGCTTCCGTGTGCCCTCCGTGGTCATTCCGCGCGAGTCCAACCTCATACTGAACCCCGCTCACCCCGACTTCAAACGGATCACCATCGATCCGCCCGAAGCATTCACCTTCGATCCGCGGCTCTGGAAGAACACCGGAGCAGCCTCAGCTTAACCCTTTGGAGAACAGGTTCTCCCTGGCCTGACGGGGCGTTGAGAAGGGGAGGACCTTCGGATCGACCAGCCGCTCATAGTCGGGATACGCCATTCGCACCATGTCGCGGTGTGAGCCGGCGTTGAAGGCGATCTCTTCATCCTCCGTGAGTGGTGGCGATACGATGACGTCCATGCTGAACAGGTTGCCGAAGGGCGGCATGGCTCCCACCTCGCACTCGGGGAAGAGCGCATTGAGCTCCGATTCACTCGCCAGCCGGAGATCCGGCTGCTCGATGAGCTCACGCAGCAACGGAAGGTCGATCATCTCGCTCGCGGGAAGGACCGCGAGGAAGTACACCCCGTGCGTTGCCAGCACCACGGTCTTGGCCACTTCCCGGAACGGCAGGTGGGCCGATACTGCCACCTCGCGTGCAGTGAACGCCGGCGAGTGATGGATATGGACGTACTTGATGTGGTGGCTGTCCAGGAATTCGGTGAGTCGCTTCTGTATCATCGCTGCCTCCATGTGATGGTGAGGGGAATCCGCTCAACATGGCCGGCTCCGAAAGGGGGGTCGGACGGTATGGCACGACGCAATGAACGACTCGGGGCGCTGCCCCGGGAGGGATCGCGGAAGAAAGTACGAACGCCCGATGACAAGCGCAAATGGCAAGGGGGTATGACTGACGCAGGATGATCCCCGCACCCGATCTTGAAAATGGCGAATATGTGCTGGAAATGGCACGTTTTGCCCATCCCGAGAGATTTAACTTGACTTCCTCCCCCCGCCTTTGTACCCTTGAACTGCTTCCAGCGTGGCCCGACCTCCAGACGTTCCGCTCGCGATAAGGTCAGCACGCAGTCCCGACGGATGTTCCGGCTTCACCACATCTTCGTACATGCCCTGGCGGAAGAGATCTTCCGCCGTCAATGCACACACAGCCAAAGTTGTCGCCTGCCCGTGGCGACGTGTTCACTGTATCATGTGAGGAGGTTGGTTCATGAGGACAAAGATACAAAGCAGGGAAGAGCGCCGTCAGGCGATCCAGAAGGAGAT comes from the Ignavibacteriota bacterium genome and includes:
- a CDS encoding deacylase, yielding MIQKRLTEFLDSHHIKYVHIHHSPAFTAREVAVSAHLPFREVAKTVVLATHGVYFLAVLPASEMIDLPLLRELIEQPDLRLASESELNALFPECEVGAMPPFGNLFSMDVIVSPPLTEDEEIAFNAGSHRDMVRMAYPDYERLVDPKVLPFSTPRQARENLFSKGLS
- a CDS encoding DUF2384 domain-containing protein produces the protein MENDLKALLSLSGGVVSGLHVGEQIEEGLSAGVIDRIKKALGIPDRQLSATLGLSSRTMTRLRKSKRRLPLPVGDRLYRLARTFTLALDVLEDADRAREWLHTPQIGLNHRIPLEVLATEAGAREVEDLLRRIDLGVLA
- a CDS encoding RES domain-containing protein — its product is MTIAWRLVKARHQAGAFSGEGARIVGGRWNHPGTRVVYASESLALAALETFVHLGHAAVAIRFVAFRITIPDAVNVEHVAPRALPRRWRSEPPLPESMDLGTRWVDSGRSACFRVPSVVIPRESNLILNPAHPDFKRITIDPPEAFTFDPRLWKNTGAASA